DNA from Gadus chalcogrammus isolate NIFS_2021 chromosome 11, NIFS_Gcha_1.0, whole genome shotgun sequence:
ctctctccttcctcccccatgttaaccatattaccaaaactgcctttttccacctccgaaacattGCCCGCCTCTGCCCCAACtcaactaccgctgctgcgacactcatccacgctttaatttcatccaggcttgactactgcaatggtcttctctacggcaacaccgacaaagtcctcaaaaaacttcaatatgtccagaactcagctgcacgcctcctcactggtacccgctccagagaacacatcacacctgtcctccgtgaactccattggcttccaattaaacacagaatcaactacaaaatcgtactcatcacctacaaggccctctacagcctagcccccccctaccttgccgaccacttccatcaccacgccccctcccgattcctcaggtccatctctgccaacctgctacaagttccacggactgagcgacagacttggggtgatcgggccttctcagttgctgccccaaccctttggaattcactcccctcccacatcaaagtctctccaaccctctcttctttcgaatctgccctcaaaacataccttttcacactagccttccccacctaactcccaccttattcttcatgtttaacctgtttttcttttattcctagtctgtcttacatagttttgatagggcaatatgtaaagtgtcttagagtaccatattaagcgctatatacatttcgtttattattattattattattattaaagggggcactaaaagggcaccagatgggcagaaggggactataaggGGACTACAcgtcattgaattttcttgttctagagggcacatcatcataatttattgtataaAGGAGCACCTTAGAGGGCACCTAATCATGTTTTGCACttgaaaagggcagccaataaggcatttcctctcgttttcgacactcttgaagggcactttagcgcgctttttcaaccattaaGCCACCCTCTGCACGGAGAAAAAGGCAGGTGCCATTGTACAGCAAGGACAATGGAAAACAGGAGAGGTCGTAGATTGAGTAGCCTACAGAACCATCTGCGCagataagatttttttttattcaaaaccAAGAGCTGGCAATAGATATTTGCACACTGGATCTCTGAGGGATGAGTCAAATATGTCCACTCTGTCAATACATCTGAATATGTAAAGGTTTATAAAAAACTATCAatgtatataaatgtacatacacaaatattaatgaatatatttatattagagTAATACATGAGTCAATGCATAATAAGAGTCAATGCATGATTCAGTAAGGGTCCATATTGAGTGAAATTCACTGCAGGTCTTAAGCCTCTTATGTGGGGTTGAAGCCTTACTGGTGGAGCCTGATAGCTACTGGTTTACAGCGCCTGGATTCTTCTCGATTATCAAATGATACATCCAAGCATTTATTGAAAAATAACCAAGGACTGGCCTTTAGGCAAAGATCCATACCATACACAGACAACATACTGACTGATCGATTCATCATCAATTAATCGTGATGCATTACATGTAGCCTACATTGCTTGATGGGCAGTAACGGGAATGCAAGGGTTCAGTTTTTACACACAAGGAAtagaattatttatttttccgaAGTtacaatcaataaaaaaaacattaaaaaaacatgaaaaacagTTTGTACAATTACTATTAGCTGTCATAACAGCTCTAGGGTTTTCCTTGATGCACCTATGGCCAACAACACTGTTCTAAAGCGGTGTGCGTGTAATTAGCTGTTGGCTGTTGACCCGTGCTCTGGCGACTGCAGAAACTCGTAGGGGTCATGCACCATCTCCGAAGCGCCCCCCAGGTGGGACGGACTCCCTTAGGACAAGAAAATATACGTTTGAGCCACAACTCTTAGATATAAAATGCTTTTAATTGATCCAGTACTTAATAGGTTTGCAGTAAATTGATAATGGAGTATAGGTCATAAATATTCTTGTAGGGTCCTTTCAACTCAACTTTCATAAAGTACACAGAATAGTTACTGGTAAATAGTGTGCGTCTTAACTAGGAATATCTAGTATAGCCTGAACAAGCATGGCGGTGCAAAACATACATCAACATGCAAACATCATGGATACATCTTTGTTTCCATCCTTCTAATATCAAATGTATGTTGGGACGTGGTACCCAGGTGCTGCTGGTCCCTTTCGGAGGCATTGGACAGTGAGGACAGGTTGGAGGAGGGCCTGGAGCCCACCCGCTCCCCCTGGCCCTCCTGGAACTCCTGCAGCAGTTTGTCTGCCTCCTCAAAGTGCTGCTGGCCCTCCTCATGTCCCGCCTCCTTCTTCACACTTTTACCTGATAAGGGAGAATCAGGTAACaccatatatataaaaaaaatcgttATTTTACCTGACATTTAAATATCTTTTTTCACACCAAAGAACAACGTGCCAATAAATCATTCTGATTTATTGAGTTGAAGCAAACAGAACAAAAATGATTACCTAAGGAATTGAGCATGGAAATATCTAGAGACATGTCGGGGTAGCCCTTCAGCGACATGAATTCCAGCACTGAGCTGCTCTCTCCCAGACCACCTCCATCTGTGATCTGAGCACATGCAAAGCGTCAATAACATCACTCTGGATggtaaaaacaattaaaagtatTCAATATTCTGTTATTTTTAAATACCTGCATAGCACAAATATCTGCTTTGGTCTCGTCAGATTTCGGGCTCATGTTTCTTTTCTGTGGAATAAAAATCAGTACAAGATTACGGTAGGTTAGCCGATAAATCAAGGAGCATGGCAACAGACCCAAGAGAAGGAAAAAAGTTATTAGTTATCATCCAACACAATACAAACAGAAAGGTCAGATACGTATGCATATAAACAAACATTGGGAACCACTGCGTAAGAGGAGAGAAAGTGGTTACGGTACCTGTCTGATTTGATGGACAGCTTTTGTGTGATCCCCTGCAGTCATCTTATCCAGGAGGCCATCCACCAAGCGCTTTGTGACACTTCCACAGCCTTTAACAAACTCCTGGACACTGAGACCAAGGTTCACAAGGAGTTAGTGAATGCATGAAGGACAGTGGATATACCTCACTATAAAACAGGGATGGGTTGCAGTAAGGACATCAAAGCTATAAGAAAACAGGCTGAGACCAATCCTCTACCATGTAACATCCAACCATGAAGACCTTACCTCAGAGCACACTGTACCCCGGTGTCATCGCCATAGGCTGAGTAGAGCATGTCCATCTCATCTGGGAGCAGGTCTGGGTAGATGGAGTTCTTCTGCAGGCTCTGTGTGTTGTAGGCACTACTGAGGAAGGTCACTGTATTGGGGTTCGACAAAACATATCAAGCAACATGCAGTgattattgtttatttaaataaatatgttaaaaaaaatcacaacaGCAACGACAATGTGAAAATAGAATGCCATACCTTTGTGTCTCCGGTCGTCTTTAAATCCCAGGGTCGTTAATCCAGGCAACAGTTTATTCGATAGGGAATTTAAGTCCACCGGGTGGGTCTCCTCATCTGAGAAATAGGACACATCATTTAGGAAATGTGGTGGAACCAACCCAATCAATTTCATATGTATTGCATAGTAGAATAGAGAGTTGGAATTGTGATGGCAAACCTTCTTTATCAGGGTCAAGCTTATTCACGACAGCATAAACGATAGCGCTCTCTGCTTCTTTACGCAAGTAGCCCATCTAAAAAGAAAGACGGATGGTACGTTACAAACATCAGCAAATTATAGAACAGAAAGGATCATTACGTTTACAGTTTTTTGCTTAATCTCAGAAATGATGCACACCACTAACATGTCCTCAAATTAgtatttattaaatgttgttAGGCCAGATGGATTAGATCTCAAATGTAACATTTGATGTGCTGTCTTAATACTGCCCTTCTACTAGGCAACTACCTACATTCATTGCACTAGCGGATCACCACACTGAAACAAGGCCACAGGCAGCAGTTGTCAATGTTCTAACTTTGGTCCCCCTCATGGGTCCCCCTCATAGTGGAGCACCTTAGAGTTGGGCATGTAGCGGTTGATGCGGTCCCTGGCCTCATCTGCAGCGTGCTCCACCAAGGCCAGCACATGCTCCTCCGCTGTGCTGTCAGTTAGACTGCAGGCGTTTCCTTCTGGCTCGAACAGGTAGCTGTAGTCCAAAGGTGATCATTTTTGCACAATTATAGAGGATTTATTGATTAATCACACCTCATCTTTTTAACATAGCGTAGAAACTAAAACGGTTACTTTGCGTACTTTATAGCCTCTTTTAGGTCTTTGACTGGCTGCTTTTTAGACTTCTTGGCGAACTCCACAGGGAGGGGGATTATCTCCAGGGGAGGGGTTTCCTCCGCCAGGTCTTCGTCTCCCAGGATGGCGGCTTGTTGGGAGTAGTCCATGTCCTGCATAAAAGACATGCTGCGCTTCAGCGCCAACAGACGCTCCTAGGGACACATCACATATAAGACATTTCACTTTGTGTATAATAACCACACTTGAAATATATAAAATTTAGCGAATATTAGCATAGCATTATCATGTATAACAGTGCTGTATATGATGTCAATATAATAATAGGAAGTTCCATACAAAAAGCCAAAGTCAGTTTTAACAGCAAACTTAGAATAATGATCCGATTCACAGCAGTCTTCtagatcaggggttttcaaagtgtgagagagtgagccccccctcagagaaaaaaattcagctgagccccccccccccaaaaaaattttttctaaagacctgtgttttgaaagctatcttaattattttacacattttaaacatctctgatcataattttaaaacatttgaaacatattttttaaacatatttctgaaacattacaacatctttgtgcgtttttaaacacatttcttaacacaatttaacaactttatctaagcatgttttagcttaaccttttttaaatacatttgaacatcttaatctgtgtaaactgccagtttacacagattccttcagggtccccgactctgaattttcagagtcgaatcagatctgctttttcagtccagagattcgactattcggcggggtttgtttaccggcgttgctatggtgacctaaatcattataagcaactgaaaacgatgccggtttgaaactaaaactgtgattctgaaaaaagtataaatgctatcaataTATAAATGCAGTATAAATGCtaaaaattccgtttggatagtattgaagatacaagtgtgtagatttgttcaatggtttgaacgatggtaaacggttgaaaaatgaatgagttattacgatgtctagaagtaggtgtatcagaatgggcagacgtcttcaatgaaaacagctgaaaacgaagcggtatgaaactaaaacggtggttctgaagacattttaaatgatcgaaattctgtttggatattattgaagatacaagtgtgtagattggttaaatggtttgcacgaagataaacggttgaaaattgatttagttaggttacttctacagttgaagtacgattgatgatttgaatcatcgactttcaggtttttcttcgggtttatttttttctcacgtcgcgccccccctgaagaactctggcgccccccagggggggcgcgccccacagtttgaaaaccactgttctAGATGCCGAGGGTCTTTATTAATGACTTTACCTTGCTCATCATCTTGAAGCCTGTGTGGAGCAGCTTCTTGGCAGCTTTGTAATAGACCGTCTCTGGTCTATTGTACACCATGGCGTTGTCACACATCAGCTTAAAGTCAGCCTATTGGGGAGACGAAGAAAAATAATTGAATATGTCCATGTATTGATCACCATCTACCAAACcctaaataataacaaaataggCAAAATAGTTGCCTGACCTTGAATTCTGTCATAGTAGTGTATTCATTGGCAAAAATCTTGTCTTTCATGGTGCTGAAGTCCATGGGATGTTTGATGATTGTCGAGTAGCCTGGGGCAATGGCATCAGTCACTGGAAAGGCGAAGAACCCGTGCTGGTCTTTTCTGTGAAACAGAACCATAACAAGATCTCTATGAAGTCCCCTATAATTTTGCGCACAACATAAGACCAATACTAAAATAACCGTTATAGAATTAATGTGTGAATAAAGTGTTCCTAACCTCTGGAGCTGGCGCTGGAAGTGCTCCAGGAGTTGTTGACGAGGAGTACACTCATTCTctgaaatattaaatattagaaATACAGTCAGAGGCATGGAGAGGTCTGTTGGTGAGTCAGTCCAGAGTACAGAGTCCTTGTTACCTTGCTGTGTCCTGCAGGCCCGGACCGGCCTGTCCCCCAATGGATCCATCTCCATCTTGATGCTGATATTGGGGTGAAAGTCTTCCAACTCAGGCTCAAGATCAaacttcttcctttttttctcttccGGCTGTTGTAAAATATAGTGCAATACTATTAGTCATATTAGTGACCGTGAGAAAGGATTTAGGCTTGTTACAGGAAGTATTGCTCACCTCTATTGAAAGGCTTATACTCTTTGGCAAAGTGAAGGGTTCAACAGCCACGCCAACATTAGGAGCAGAGGATGCTGAGGCTGCTGCCTGAGATTCATTCTGTTCAcgctccctcttcttcctcttttcctCCTGGGAGGGAAATTAAAGTTGTGACTCCTAACACAGGTATAGGGACAATTCAAGTCTATACAAGTTGAGCACTATGTTATGTTTTAAAAAGCCCACCTTGcgtcgtctcctctcctcatcattgacatgtttgtctttgtccttgtcagatttcttcttcttcttcttcttcttctccttatGTCGTTCTCGGTCGTGGTCGGACCTGTCGTCGTAATAGCTGGAGTCATGTCCTGACCCAGAGAGTTCTGTCACCTCGCTGCCACCCACTTTGAGGACGAGCTTCAGAGGTTTTTCGTGAGGCTTGTCCTCGTAgtctaacaaaaaaaacagttgaTGATAAGAATACCTTTATATACAaactatacacatatatacaaactatacacactatatatatatatatatatatatatatatatatatatatatatatatatatatcccataTATACCCACTCATGCATATTCGGAGTAAAATGCAGTGGATATATTCATCAGGTTAAATGTGAATGTACGAACCCCAGAGCAGGTTAAATGTGAATGTATGAACCCCATAGCAGATAAATGTGAATGGATGAACCCCAGAGCTCGCAGGCATGATGAAGTATCTGCTCAATCTAACAATGCAACCTATTAGCTATAGCTTTTAATTGGACTACAAAGACTACGCTTAGCTGGCTATTCCTGCAgaataaaatacacaacactGATCTAAGCCCGAATCTAACTCGATGATGTGCTTTAaccatatatatagatatctatatctatatctagatATCTATACTGGCAGGACCACTGAACAGCTCCGTGAACCAAAACATGAACCAGGACAAAAACGTTACACATCGAGGTACAATAGAGTAACGTTACCATCTACTGTTCTCCACTCCGGTTTGTGTTTCTTATGTTTCTTTCCCATTTTTTCGACTTATAAATATCCAATTGGGTAGCTTTCTTGGTATGAGCTAACAGATGAGCTAACTACAACATAGGTCCACGGCCGGAAGTGACGGGCTACAGAGTTCCTGTTAGATAAAGCAGCGCGCAGATCAAACCCCGGGTTTAAACGCTTCATGTAGCGGTTGAATCGCCGTCTGCACACCAGCCACCCCAGGTAGAAGCGCGATCTCCCTCATCAAGTCGACCGTGTACATATACCTACTAGCACTCCGTTAATGGTATGAACATGTTTCTTCATGTAGAACTTGGTTGTAGTCTGGCATGCTAACACGATGCTGCTAGCTCTCAGCTGTTATCATGTGGAGGCTGAATGGCCATTCCTATATATTCATATACCTACTACTACATATTCCTGTATTAGGATTATAGAGATGATAGTTCATGATCCATTCTGAACATTGCCAACCCCCGTCTAGacaaatgtgtgtatgttctaATCGTTTTACAGATATGGAAGGTGACAATATGGATGTCAGTCATCGGAGCCAGAGTGTTCATGTGGAGGTTCATGTTAAATCTCACAGGTAGggcgttttttttgtgtgtgtaagcaaaGCATAAAGTCTGGAGTAGAAAGCTATCAACAACTGTTGATAATTTCGATGTAGGATGCCTTTGTAATATCCATGGTCATCATATTCTCAGCACAGCCAAGCGGTCAGATGTGCGGACACATGTCCAGGCTTTACTGGGTCGTCATTGCACTGTTTTTGGAAATCAGAAGTGGAGAGATTTTGACGAAGAGTTCCTAAAGAAGAATGTGGAATCTGTTGCTGTTGTAGATGAGGAGGACATGGTGAGATAGTCTACATTTCACAGACCACAACGGCAAGTCTGCTATTGACATCAGTAATTACTATACCGTTATTCCCGTCTCTCTTGAAGCCTGTGGATCTGAAGAGCTCTGATGTTTCCCTGCACATCTTCACTCTTA
Protein-coding regions in this window:
- the brd9 gene encoding bromodomain-containing protein 9 produces the protein MGKKHKKHKPEWRTVDDYEDKPHEKPLKLVLKVGGSEVTELSGSGHDSSYYDDRSDHDRERHKEKKKKKKKKSDKDKDKHVNDEERRRRKEEKRKKREREQNESQAAASASSAPNVGVAVEPFTLPKSISLSIEPEEKKRKKFDLEPELEDFHPNISIKMEMDPLGDRPVRACRTQQENECTPRQQLLEHFQRQLQRKDQHGFFAFPVTDAIAPGYSTIIKHPMDFSTMKDKIFANEYTTMTEFKADFKLMCDNAMVYNRPETVYYKAAKKLLHTGFKMMSKERLLALKRSMSFMQDMDYSQQAAILGDEDLAEETPPLEIIPLPVEFAKKSKKQPVKDLKEAINYLFEPEGNACSLTDSTAEEHVLALVEHAADEARDRINRYMPNSKMGYLRKEAESAIVYAVVNKLDPDKEDEETHPVDLNSLSNKLLPGLTTLGFKDDRRHKVTFLSSAYNTQSLQKNSIYPDLLPDEMDMLYSAYGDDTGVQCALSVQEFVKGCGSVTKRLVDGLLDKMTAGDHTKAVHQIRQKRNMSPKSDETKADICAMQITDGGGLGESSSVLEFMSLKGYPDMSLDISMLNSLGKSVKKEAGHEEGQQHFEEADKLLQEFQEGQGERVGSRPSSNLSSLSNASERDQQHLGSPSHLGGASEMVHDPYEFLQSPEHGSTANS